DNA sequence from the Jeotgalibacillus malaysiensis genome:
GGAATGCTTTCATTAGTGAACGACATCCTCCATCATTCCAGCCAACATCTTCTAAAATCAAGAGCAGTTCATCTGACCAAAGTAGTTTCTTCAATTGATATCTCAAATCCGTGACATTCATACGCTTCGTCCCTTAAAAATGTGTTGTTGAATTTCATTTTCATTGAATCCTAAAAACGAGAGAGCATGAGCTTCATCCAATTGTTGCTTGAATCGTGGTGAAGGTTTCACACCTAACAACATCAACCAATCTCCATTAATCACAAACAACACTTGATTCTTTTGATTCACAATTTGACCGAACAAAGAATTCGTCTCAACATCAAACAGGATAGAACGATTTAGATTAATAAACCCTTCCTGTTTTTCAACGAAACCACGATGAAGTGATACGGCAAGAGCCATATCCTCAGCTGTTTTCGCCTTACGGATTGCCTGGATAAAGGCACGTGTCGCAGAAGCGAGATTTCTTCCTTGTTTGTCTTGAATCATGTCATGAACGCACCCTTGGAATGAACTTTCGTCCATATGAAGCGACATCATTACCGTGTTGAAGGTTAAGTCATTTTCTTTCAACAAGTTTTCTGTTTCCACCTTTTCAAGCGAAGGTAAGATTTTTAGGATGCTAGGATATTTTTTCATTTCCGTGATAAATTTCTTCGGACAGCCTTTCGTCATCCCCTTTTCGATTTCCATATAAATCCGTTCTTTCGCAAGATGTGTTAACTCCATTTCTTTCATGACCTCCTGCGTATCCCTTTCAATCTCAAAGCCAAATCTAGCTGAAAATTGAATCGCACGAAGAACACGTAATGCATCTTCCTTGAACGTGACATCATCTACGAGTCGAATGACACGATTTTGGATATCTTCAACACCTTTGAAGTGGTCTGTGACATCCCCTGTCATCACATCCTCCATAATGGCATTCATAGTGAAGTCTCGACGCTTAGATGCCTCGTATGTGCCAATGAATGGGTCTACTGTGACATCAAAGTCCGTATGTTTATCACCTGTCTTCCGTTCGGTACGAGGCATCGCAAAGTCGATATCGACACCTTTGATGAGGTAGACACCAAACGATTCACCCACCAAGTCAACCTGACCAAACGTCTTGAGAATCTCTACGAGTTGTCTCTCTGTAATCCCATGTACCTCAACATCGATATCTTTTGATTCTTTTCCAAGTAACCGGTCACGAACAAACCCTCCGACAAAGTACATCTTGCCTCCTGCTTGTTCTACTTTTTCAGCCACTTCTTTTACCAATGTCATTTCCTTTTTCATGATGATTCCTCCTAAAATAGAGAGGCAGGAATTCCCGCCTCTGACTGTTTAATATTTTTTGTTCAATCGGTGATAGTTCGCTCCGGCAATCAGCACCGCTTCCGCTTCTCTATCACGACTATAATTTTTCTTCGATTCCTCCAGCTTTTGCATGATATCCTGCTGAAGGGTTTC
Encoded proteins:
- a CDS encoding putative multifunctional tRNA nucleotidyl transferase/2'3'-cyclic phosphodiesterase/2'nucleotidase/phosphatase → MKKEMTLVKEVAEKVEQAGGKMYFVGGFVRDRLLGKESKDIDVEVHGITERQLVEILKTFGQVDLVGESFGVYLIKGVDIDFAMPRTERKTGDKHTDFDVTVDPFIGTYEASKRRDFTMNAIMEDVMTGDVTDHFKGVEDIQNRVIRLVDDVTFKEDALRVLRAIQFSARFGFEIERDTQEVMKEMELTHLAKERIYMEIEKGMTKGCPKKFITEMKKYPSILKILPSLEKVETENLLKENDLTFNTVMMSLHMDESSFQGCVHDMIQDKQGRNLASATRAFIQAIRKAKTAEDMALAVSLHRGFVEKQEGFINLNRSILFDVETNSLFGQIVNQKNQVLFVINGDWLMLLGVKPSPRFKQQLDEAHALSFLGFNENEIQQHIFKGRSV